One genomic segment of Hordeum vulgare subsp. vulgare chromosome 2H, MorexV3_pseudomolecules_assembly, whole genome shotgun sequence includes these proteins:
- the LOC123429468 gene encoding uncharacterized protein LOC123429468: MAEEKGTLQAMRGWVVDHKLRAVGTLWLTGIAGSIAYNWSRPGMKTSVKLIHARLHAQALTLAALGCSALVEYYDHQSGSGSKVHDYAKQFLPSERNAKKDSV, translated from the exons ATGGCGGAGGAGAAGGGGACGCTGCAGGCGATGAGGGGCTGGGTCGTGGACCATAAGCTCCGGGCCGTAG GGACGCTGTGGCTCACGGGGATCGCGGGATCGATTGCGTACAACTGGTCCAGGCCCGGCATGAAGACCAGCGTCAAGCTCATCCACGCCAG GCTTCATGCTCAGGCCCTTACGCTGGCTGCCTTGGGTTGTTCCGCGCTGGTGGAGTACTATGATCACCAGTCAGGTTCAGGGTCAAAAGTTCATGACTATGCAAAGCAGTTCCTTCCATCGGAGAGAAACGCCAAAAAGGACTCTGTGTAG